Proteins from a single region of Nitrospira sp.:
- a CDS encoding proteasome accessory factor PafA2 family protein, protein MLNRIFGLETEYGLLVNQDRPDHSPTWFARQIRDYLFQVQHRGVLDLHHRGHDEPPGNGGFLTNAGRMYLDMGHLEYASPECQSLVDLVAVDRAGDQLLQEAIEALGFGETISLIKNNIDHETDATFGSHENYLVTRRFPFSRRGLSPLVTFLVTRQIFAGSGRIGAANPQDAWIQVDRLIVPRGALRSHGPQTMIPYQISQRADHIVNDFFEWVQQNRAIVNTRDEPLADPNQYRRIHLLLGDSNMAEVATALKMGTTGLVLQLIEEGKAPAGVELDEPVETLQEISQDQERQWIVRLQSGKTISAIDIQEQFLAAAREAYAGQDEETDWVLDQWESVLTDLRGDYAKLVGRVDWASKLWLLESFREAEQLDWQDPALKSLDLEYHNLRADRGLYFGLLEEGRVPRMTTDKAIALAMEHPPRNTRAFGRGELVRHILAAGPPEAFDDQTQDQGFFPAYVINWSIFQINGRTPFPMPDPFKTYVQDVRTYLQSI, encoded by the coding sequence ATGCTGAACCGGATATTCGGGCTTGAAACGGAGTACGGACTCCTCGTCAATCAGGATCGGCCCGATCACTCCCCGACATGGTTTGCCCGCCAGATCCGGGATTATCTGTTCCAGGTTCAGCACCGAGGGGTGCTCGACCTGCACCATCGCGGGCATGATGAGCCGCCGGGGAACGGTGGTTTTCTGACCAATGCCGGGCGGATGTATCTCGACATGGGGCACCTCGAATATGCCTCGCCGGAATGCCAGTCGCTCGTGGATCTTGTCGCGGTCGATCGGGCCGGGGATCAATTGTTACAGGAGGCGATCGAGGCCTTGGGGTTCGGCGAGACCATTTCGCTCATCAAAAACAATATCGATCATGAAACGGACGCGACCTTCGGATCGCACGAGAACTATCTGGTCACTCGCCGGTTTCCCTTCAGTCGGAGAGGGTTGAGTCCTCTCGTCACTTTCCTGGTCACCAGACAGATTTTCGCCGGCTCCGGCCGTATCGGGGCGGCGAATCCGCAGGATGCCTGGATCCAGGTGGATCGCCTGATTGTGCCGCGTGGGGCGCTTCGTTCACATGGCCCGCAGACGATGATTCCCTATCAGATTTCGCAGCGGGCCGATCATATCGTGAACGATTTCTTCGAGTGGGTGCAGCAGAACCGCGCGATCGTCAATACCAGGGACGAGCCGCTGGCGGATCCCAATCAATACCGGCGTATTCATCTGCTCCTCGGCGATTCCAACATGGCCGAAGTGGCCACGGCGCTCAAAATGGGCACGACGGGACTGGTGTTGCAGTTGATCGAAGAGGGAAAGGCGCCGGCCGGCGTGGAGCTCGACGAGCCCGTCGAAACGCTGCAAGAGATCTCGCAGGATCAAGAGCGCCAGTGGATCGTGCGGTTGCAATCAGGCAAGACAATCTCAGCGATCGATATTCAAGAGCAATTTCTCGCGGCCGCGCGAGAAGCCTACGCCGGGCAGGATGAGGAAACGGACTGGGTGCTTGATCAGTGGGAATCTGTGCTGACGGATTTGCGCGGCGACTATGCCAAGCTGGTCGGCCGGGTCGACTGGGCCTCCAAATTATGGCTGCTCGAATCCTTTCGCGAGGCCGAACAGCTGGATTGGCAGGATCCGGCGCTCAAGAGCCTCGACCTCGAATATCATAATTTGCGTGCCGATCGAGGACTCTATTTCGGGCTGCTCGAAGAGGGGCGGGTGCCTCGCATGACGACGGACAAGGCGATTGCGCTGGCGATGGAACATCCTCCACGCAACACGCGCGCCTTCGGCCGGGGAGAGCTGGTTCGCCATATCCTAGCGGCGGGTCCACCTGAGGCCTTTGATGATCAGACTCAGGACCAGGGATTCTTCCCGGCCTATGTCATCAATTGGTCGATTTTCCAGATCAACGGGCGTACCCCGTTCCCCATGCCTGACCCCTTCAAAACCTATGTCCAGGACGTTCGCACCTATCTCCAATCCATCTGA
- a CDS encoding alpha/beta fold hydrolase yields the protein MNHTDRFAPPAILRNAHLMTLAPRYWPRDLSLRQIPQRERLFTTEPNTQLLGFCHWQPRSLESPTLILVHGLEGCADSHYMRGIAAKAYRRGFNVVRLNQRTCGGTEHLTPTLYNSGLSSDYREIVRELAMADGLTRIWLVGYSMGGNLVLKAAGEMGGAIPAFSGAVAVCPNIDPTHCVAALEQPRNWIYHHHFLSRLKARMKRKAGLFPGKWDLRPMGSMQTISQFDDCYTARDGGYRDGADYYDRAGARHVLHQIAVPTLIITAQDDPFIPYSLFAQPELIGNQSISLLAPRHGGHCGFFSLSQNGEDSYWAENRIVEFVTRAR from the coding sequence ATGAATCACACAGACCGATTTGCTCCGCCAGCCATACTCCGGAATGCGCATCTCATGACCCTGGCGCCACGGTACTGGCCACGAGATCTCTCCCTGAGACAGATCCCTCAGCGCGAACGGCTCTTTACCACTGAACCGAATACGCAGCTCCTCGGATTCTGCCACTGGCAGCCACGTTCCTTGGAATCACCCACACTCATTCTTGTTCATGGACTGGAGGGCTGCGCAGACTCCCATTACATGCGTGGGATAGCCGCAAAAGCCTACCGACGGGGATTCAATGTCGTGCGGCTAAACCAACGCACCTGCGGCGGCACCGAGCACCTTACGCCAACCCTCTATAACAGTGGACTGAGCAGCGATTATCGCGAGATTGTCAGAGAACTGGCGATGGCGGACGGCCTGACGCGCATCTGGCTGGTGGGCTATTCGATGGGTGGCAATCTGGTGCTGAAGGCGGCCGGTGAAATGGGAGGAGCGATACCAGCCTTCTCAGGAGCCGTCGCGGTATGCCCGAACATCGATCCGACCCACTGCGTAGCGGCTCTGGAGCAACCACGCAACTGGATCTATCACCACCACTTCCTGTCACGGCTCAAAGCGCGCATGAAACGGAAGGCTGGGCTCTTTCCGGGGAAGTGGGATCTGCGTCCGATGGGCTCGATGCAAACCATCAGCCAATTCGACGACTGCTACACGGCCCGCGACGGAGGCTATCGAGACGGAGCCGATTACTATGATCGCGCAGGAGCCCGGCATGTGCTGCATCAAATCGCGGTCCCGACCTTGATCATCACCGCCCAGGACGACCCATTCATTCCCTATTCACTATTTGCTCAACCCGAGCTCATCGGGAATCAATCCATCTCGCTTCTGGCGCCTCGCCATGGCGGACATTGCGGATTCTTCAGCCTGAGCCAAAACGGTGAAGACTCCTACTGGGCGGAAAACAGAATTGTCGAGTTTGTGACTCGCGCGCGGTAG
- a CDS encoding class II aldolase/adducin family protein — protein sequence MLTAIGDVMRRVYERGWITTRDGNISMRKREGKYLYITPSGWRKTIVHPEHVVRLEIVSDPVTNQLIPKVRDGQQPSGELWMHWNLQRDSKKTRTVVHVHATHIVSAIYAGVDLQAMSAEFPEISRYTRVGRTVPALPALSRDLADATAECFGLQKDGTLEFDIVGQANHGVCAVAVDPWAAYEHIERLDHICEIVLKSGVAARAFNQRASSLAA from the coding sequence ATGTTAACAGCAATCGGCGACGTCATGCGGCGGGTGTACGAGCGAGGGTGGATTACGACCAGAGACGGCAATATCAGTATGCGGAAACGCGAGGGCAAGTATCTCTATATCACGCCTTCCGGATGGCGAAAGACGATTGTGCATCCGGAGCACGTGGTTCGACTGGAGATTGTAAGCGATCCGGTGACGAATCAACTGATTCCCAAAGTTCGGGATGGACAGCAACCGTCCGGCGAACTCTGGATGCATTGGAATCTGCAACGGGACTCCAAAAAGACACGGACTGTGGTCCACGTGCATGCGACCCACATTGTATCGGCGATCTATGCAGGAGTGGACTTACAGGCCATGAGCGCTGAGTTTCCGGAGATCTCACGCTATACCAGGGTCGGTCGGACCGTCCCAGCCTTACCGGCGCTTTCTCGCGATCTGGCTGATGCCACGGCTGAATGTTTTGGGCTGCAGAAGGATGGGACTCTCGAATTCGACATCGTTGGGCAGGCAAACCACGGAGTCTGCGCTGTGGCCGTGGATCCATGGGCTGCCTATGAGCATATCGAGCGGTTGGATCATATTTGCGAGATTGTTCTGAAGAGTGGTGTCGCCGCACGCGCGTTCAATCAACGGGCATCGAGTCTGGCGGCATAA
- a CDS encoding pyruvate ferredoxin oxidoreductase, which translates to MYNVAQVIDEKCTAKKGCRLCIMYCPEANCLDLNSSKMVAEVNIDRCKGCELCVVVCDAAKHHAIEMQAVSATGQLMAKKGESAALGQAYQG; encoded by the coding sequence ATGTATAACGTAGCGCAAGTCATCGATGAGAAATGCACTGCCAAGAAGGGCTGCCGCCTCTGCATCATGTATTGCCCGGAAGCCAACTGCCTGGACCTGAACTCCAGCAAGATGGTCGCCGAGGTCAATATTGATCGCTGCAAGGGGTGCGAACTGTGCGTGGTCGTTTGCGACGCCGCAAAGCACCATGCGATTGAGATGCAGGCCGTGAGCGCCACCGGTCAGCTGATGGCGAAAAAAGGCGAGTCAGCAGCTCTGGGACAAGCCTACCAAGGCTAA
- a CDS encoding 2-oxoacid:acceptor oxidoreductase family protein, whose translation MIKKRLNIRMSGLGGQGAVTAAHVLAMAANRDGKFSISNPFFGAEKRMAPAESYCRIGIERIYDRGELVFPDVIQVFHPQVITMGKSYTMPFYSGVKEGGVVVINSAQPLLSEEDIQRLKDLNVALFYIAGTELAIEVAGTELSTNMAMIGSVAGITKCVSMEALDGALQERFGKKFVASGGTASLDEAIKKKFAKKEMLLAKNLATVKAAYEIASEWADKNKIELRVGNPAVAA comes from the coding sequence ATGATTAAGAAGAGACTCAATATCCGGATGTCGGGTTTAGGCGGACAGGGCGCGGTCACCGCAGCCCATGTCTTGGCCATGGCCGCAAACCGGGACGGAAAGTTTTCGATCTCCAACCCGTTCTTTGGAGCGGAGAAGCGGATGGCTCCGGCGGAGAGCTATTGCCGTATCGGCATCGAGCGGATCTACGACCGCGGCGAATTGGTATTCCCGGATGTGATCCAGGTATTTCACCCTCAGGTCATCACGATGGGCAAGAGCTATACGATGCCATTCTATTCCGGCGTGAAAGAAGGCGGCGTCGTGGTTATCAACTCCGCGCAGCCCCTTCTGTCAGAAGAAGACATTCAGCGGCTCAAAGATTTGAACGTCGCTCTGTTTTATATCGCCGGGACTGAGCTCGCGATCGAAGTCGCTGGCACCGAGCTGTCCACGAACATGGCCATGATCGGATCTGTGGCAGGCATTACCAAGTGCGTCTCGATGGAGGCCTTGGATGGCGCGCTTCAAGAGCGCTTCGGAAAGAAGTTCGTCGCGTCAGGCGGTACGGCTTCACTGGACGAAGCGATCAAGAAGAAGTTCGCCAAGAAGGAAATGCTGCTCGCCAAGAATCTGGCCACCGTGAAGGCGGCCTATGAAATCGCCAGCGAATGGGCGGATAAGAACAAGATCGAGTTACGAGTCGGCAATCCTGCCGTAGCCGCGTAA
- a CDS encoding thiamine pyrophosphate-dependent enzyme, with product MSKERIQISEALYDIMPSDYQDLVKSATYGKEDRGWKDIGNSKELIEQHSLCAGCPESMAFRYILASLPNPEDTVMVGSTGCTSLVFPMVAVHNIHSLFGNQNAIASGLKRALSVRFPGRTKDVVVLAGDGATVDIGLDMTLQAWFRQEKFTTICFDNELYANTGGQESGLMQKGFVAKMAPVGKLFDKVRLPEIARESGCHYVVNCTVSKPSLVEKVIRNAVHIAREIGPTYLQLYTPCILEIGKNSMEGLQEMRDSEKPTERFAYKEYVSEPAKQLLAELAAKDKERKAAAKQLAGQA from the coding sequence ATGAGTAAAGAACGTATTCAGATTTCAGAAGCCCTCTACGACATCATGCCGTCCGATTATCAGGACCTGGTCAAGAGCGCGACCTACGGCAAGGAAGATCGTGGCTGGAAAGATATCGGTAACAGCAAGGAACTCATCGAGCAGCACTCACTCTGCGCGGGCTGCCCGGAGTCCATGGCGTTCCGCTATATCCTGGCCTCACTCCCCAATCCGGAAGACACCGTGATGGTTGGTTCAACCGGTTGCACCAGCTTGGTGTTCCCGATGGTGGCTGTCCACAACATTCACTCTCTCTTCGGCAACCAGAACGCCATCGCGTCCGGGTTGAAGCGCGCCCTGAGTGTCCGCTTTCCAGGCCGGACGAAAGACGTCGTGGTCCTCGCCGGTGACGGCGCCACCGTTGACATCGGCCTCGATATGACCCTTCAAGCCTGGTTCCGCCAGGAAAAGTTCACCACGATCTGCTTCGACAACGAACTCTACGCCAACACCGGCGGCCAGGAGAGCGGACTGATGCAGAAGGGATTTGTCGCCAAGATGGCTCCGGTCGGCAAGCTGTTCGACAAGGTCCGGTTGCCGGAAATCGCCCGCGAGTCCGGCTGTCACTACGTAGTGAATTGCACCGTCAGCAAGCCCTCCCTGGTCGAGAAAGTCATCCGTAACGCCGTGCATATTGCGCGCGAGATCGGCCCGACCTATCTCCAGCTCTATACGCCCTGCATTCTGGAAATCGGGAAGAACAGCATGGAAGGCCTTCAGGAGATGCGTGACTCCGAAAAGCCGACCGAGCGGTTCGCGTACAAGGAATACGTCAGCGAGCCGGCCAAGCAATTGCTGGCCGAACTAGCTGCGAAGGATAAAGAACGGAAAGCGGCCGCCAAGCAATTGGCCGGGCAAGCCTAA